In a genomic window of Pedobacter sp. KBS0701:
- the feoB gene encoding ferrous iron transport protein B, whose product MGLDIKVALVGNPNTGKSTLFNRLTGLNQKIGNFPGITVDKKTGFTKLTGEKDAEIIDLPGTYSLYPKSSDESIVFQVLADKNNNSHPDVIVLIADASNLKRNMLLYSQVADLGIPMILALNMIDLSTKQGIEIDLDKLAQKLGVQVVSISARNNIGIDKLKQAIANTNKIATQFQDVDVNFLAPEAINAIKSKLNSDKDYYALQVLHQHEYLTFFTEKEQEEIEKIEQSHHFESSKVQAAETIARYKHLSSILSGVVVDNGTEKKFSFSDKIDAILTHKIWGFAIFLLILFVIFNAIFAWSSYPMDWIEGGFGYITNVGHEYLPAGMLTDLLLDGVIAGLGGIFVFIPQIAILFAFISILEDTGYMARVTFMMDKIMSKVGLNGKSVVPMIGGLACAVPSIMAARNIENWKDRMITIMVTPLVSCSARLPVYILIISLIIPSQTVLGIFNLQGLALMVMYLVGIFAAVLVAWVMKFIIKTKERSYFIMELPVYRMPRWKNVFYTMYEKSKTFVFEAGKVIIAISIILWVMASFGPGGRFESIDKKYETALADTSKNTDHIKTLVATEKLENSYVGILGHAIEPVIRPLGYDWKIGIGLITSFAAREAFVGTMATIYSVDGGDEDTGTIRERMSASKNSRTGLPVYTFATGISLMLFYAFAMQCMSTVAIVYRETKGWKWPVIQLAYMTAMAYVAALVAYQLLK is encoded by the coding sequence CTGGGTTTGGATATTAAAGTTGCGTTAGTTGGTAATCCCAATACAGGTAAATCTACTTTATTTAACCGTTTAACAGGGTTAAATCAGAAAATAGGAAACTTTCCAGGTATCACTGTCGATAAGAAAACTGGTTTTACGAAACTTACTGGCGAAAAGGATGCCGAGATTATCGATTTACCCGGAACCTATAGCTTATATCCCAAAAGTTCTGATGAAAGTATCGTTTTTCAGGTACTTGCCGATAAAAATAACAATAGTCATCCCGATGTAATCGTATTGATTGCCGATGCCTCCAACCTGAAGCGAAACATGCTTTTGTATTCGCAGGTGGCCGATTTGGGCATCCCGATGATTTTAGCATTGAACATGATCGATCTTTCCACTAAACAAGGCATTGAGATCGACCTTGATAAACTTGCACAAAAATTGGGCGTTCAGGTGGTTTCCATTTCAGCAAGAAATAACATCGGAATTGATAAGTTAAAACAAGCCATTGCCAATACCAATAAAATTGCCACCCAGTTTCAGGATGTTGATGTGAATTTTCTGGCACCCGAAGCCATTAATGCCATCAAATCGAAACTGAATTCGGATAAGGATTATTATGCCCTTCAGGTGCTTCACCAGCACGAATACCTTACTTTTTTTACCGAAAAAGAGCAGGAAGAAATTGAAAAAATAGAGCAATCGCATCATTTCGAATCTTCCAAAGTTCAGGCAGCAGAAACGATTGCGCGTTACAAGCACCTCAGCAGCATATTATCTGGTGTTGTGGTGGATAATGGTACAGAAAAGAAATTTTCTTTTAGCGATAAAATAGACGCGATCCTTACCCATAAAATATGGGGTTTCGCCATTTTCCTGTTGATCTTGTTCGTCATTTTTAATGCCATTTTTGCCTGGTCGTCTTATCCAATGGATTGGATTGAAGGTGGATTCGGTTATATTACCAATGTTGGTCACGAATATTTACCTGCCGGCATGCTTACCGACCTATTATTGGATGGCGTAATTGCAGGTTTAGGCGGTATTTTTGTTTTTATTCCACAGATTGCTATTCTCTTCGCATTCATATCCATTTTAGAAGATACGGGATATATGGCCCGTGTTACCTTCATGATGGATAAAATTATGAGTAAAGTTGGACTTAATGGTAAATCGGTAGTGCCGATGATTGGTGGTTTAGCCTGCGCAGTTCCATCTATTATGGCGGCCCGGAATATCGAAAACTGGAAAGACAGAATGATTACCATTATGGTTACCCCATTGGTAAGCTGTTCGGCAAGGCTTCCGGTGTATATTTTGATCATTTCCTTAATTATTCCTTCTCAAACCGTCCTGGGTATTTTTAATCTGCAGGGATTGGCCCTAATGGTGATGTACCTGGTGGGGATTTTTGCTGCGGTATTAGTGGCCTGGGTCATGAAATTCATCATCAAAACCAAAGAAAGATCGTATTTTATCATGGAATTGCCGGTTTACCGCATGCCAAGATGGAAAAATGTGTTCTACACCATGTACGAGAAATCGAAAACATTTGTGTTTGAGGCTGGTAAAGTAATTATTGCCATTTCCATCATCCTTTGGGTAATGGCTTCTTTTGGACCTGGAGGCCGCTTTGAAAGTATTGATAAAAAATATGAAACGGCATTGGCCGATACCTCAAAAAATACCGATCATATTAAAACTTTGGTAGCAACTGAGAAGTTGGAAAACTCTTATGTGGGTATTCTTGGTCATGCGATTGAACCTGTCATCCGCCCTTTGGGTTACGATTGGAAGATTGGTATTGGTTTAATTACTTCTTTTGCTGCCCGTGAAGCCTTTGTAGGTACCATGGCTACCATTTACAGTGTTGATGGAGGTGATGAGGATACAGGTACGATTAGAGAGCGTATGTCTGCCTCTAAGAACAGCCGTACAGGTTTGCCTGTTTACACTTTTGCTACAGGTATTTCATTGATGCTTTTTTATGCTTTTGCCATGCAATGCATGAGTACAGTTGCTATAGTTTACCGCGAAACCAAAGGCTGGAAATGGCCGGTAATCCAATTGGCTTACATGACAGCTATGGCTTATGTTGCTGCGCTGGTTGCTTATCAGCTACTGAAATAG
- a CDS encoding FeoA family protein — MKLSHLKIGEKGTIVAFTDLDMSVKLMEMGCLPGEVVEVERFAPLGDPMAIRVAGYQLCLRKSEADVIIIQ, encoded by the coding sequence ATGAAACTGTCGCACCTAAAGATTGGAGAAAAAGGAACAATTGTAGCATTTACAGATTTAGATATGTCTGTAAAGTTAATGGAGATGGGATGTTTGCCGGGCGAGGTGGTAGAAGTTGAGCGTTTTGCTCCGCTGGGCGATCCAATGGCGATCCGTGTTGCTGGTTATCAGCTTTGTTTGCGTAAAAGCGAAGCCGATGTAATCATTATACAATAA
- a CDS encoding Lrp/AsnC ligand binding domain-containing protein yields MLKKDNSNLEIDNLDIDILKQLMQDATKPYTEIAKDLIVSGGTIHVRMKKLQEMGIIKGSHLIIDPQKAGYDICAFLGIYLEKGIQYKDAVSQLSKIKEVVELHYTTGAYSMFAKIICRDTNHLRHVLNEEIQAVNGIQRTETLISLEESIKRQIELG; encoded by the coding sequence ATGCTTAAAAAAGACAATTCCAATTTAGAAATTGACAACCTCGACATCGATATACTGAAACAATTGATGCAGGATGCCACTAAACCCTATACAGAAATCGCTAAAGATCTGATTGTTTCTGGCGGAACGATACACGTTAGAATGAAGAAACTGCAGGAAATGGGGATTATAAAAGGTTCTCATCTTATCATCGATCCGCAAAAGGCTGGATACGATATTTGTGCCTTTTTGGGTATTTACCTGGAGAAAGGAATCCAGTACAAGGATGCGGTTTCACAGTTGAGCAAAATTAAAGAAGTAGTGGAATTACACTACACCACGGGTGCCTACAGCATGTTTGCCAAAATTATTTGCAGGGATACCAATCACTTACGTCACGTTTTAAACGAAGAAATACAGGCGGTGAACGGTATCCAGCGTACGGAGACTTTAATATCACTGGAAGAAAGCATTAAGCGGCAGATTGAACTGGGATAA